Proteins from a genomic interval of Synergistota bacterium:
- a CDS encoding cobyrinate a,c-diamide synthase — protein MKTIKACVIAGLKTYTGKTTFTMGLMKLLKEKGKVSSFKIGPDYIDPICHYLAIGLYSRTLDSFFLPPEMLRLHFARHSWDSDFAVVEGVMGVLDGLPDGRASTDHVSSILNLPVVLLVESMQTVYTLAAMVEGVLRRIRSKVLSIVFINVKNKRMFDFQRRAIERFTGVKVAGFIPFDERLRVPSRHLGLDTDFERYSEVAEIMAELIKSNVNLEEILGEVSVRKPDHEKLFKNDLSINLNKRVVAVSKDRAFRFIYPDNITWFEDNGFKVVYFSPLYDETPPDAGIYYLAGGYPELYAETLSRNKSMLKAMREIAEDSSLYLLAECGGFMYLTRSVEGHEMVGFINGETLSTTGGLKRFGYEYVKVLKDTFFSRGTILKGHEFHYSVTNLREEEDALLIRKASTGEKFVSGIARENTLASYTHLYLPSISFEDKDG, from the coding sequence ATGAAAACCATAAAGGCTTGTGTAATTGCTGGACTTAAAACATATACGGGTAAGACGACCTTTACCATGGGGCTTATGAAACTTCTTAAGGAGAAAGGAAAAGTTTCCTCGTTTAAGATAGGCCCCGACTATATAGATCCTATTTGTCATTATCTCGCTATTGGTCTTTATTCAAGAACGCTCGATTCCTTTTTTCTTCCTCCTGAAATGCTTAGGCTTCACTTTGCAAGGCATTCTTGGGATAGCGATTTTGCGGTGGTTGAAGGTGTGATGGGCGTTTTAGATGGGCTTCCCGATGGAAGGGCATCAACCGATCACGTTTCTTCTATCCTCAACCTTCCGGTGGTGCTGCTTGTCGAGAGCATGCAAACCGTTTACACCCTTGCTGCTATGGTTGAGGGCGTTTTGAGGAGAATAAGATCCAAGGTTCTTTCTATTGTGTTCATCAACGTTAAAAATAAGAGAATGTTTGATTTTCAGAGAAGGGCGATTGAGCGCTTCACGGGTGTTAAAGTTGCGGGATTCATTCCCTTTGATGAGAGGCTTAGGGTTCCATCTCGACATCTGGGACTCGATACCGATTTCGAACGCTACAGTGAGGTGGCGGAAATAATGGCTGAGCTTATAAAGTCGAACGTTAATCTGGAGGAAATCCTGGGAGAAGTCAGTGTAAGAAAGCCAGATCATGAAAAACTTTTTAAGAACGATCTTTCTATTAATTTAAATAAGAGGGTTGTAGCGGTATCTAAGGACAGGGCTTTCCGCTTTATATACCCGGACAACATAACCTGGTTTGAAGATAACGGTTTTAAGGTAGTTTACTTCTCTCCTCTTTATGATGAGACTCCACCCGATGCGGGTATTTACTATCTTGCTGGTGGCTATCCGGAGCTTTATGCTGAAACTTTATCGAGGAATAAGAGCATGCTGAAAGCTATGAGGGAAATTGCCGAGGATAGTTCTCTCTATTTACTTGCTGAGTGTGGTGGTTTTATGTATCTAACTCGCTCGGTTGAGGGTCATGAAATGGTGGGATTCATAAACGGAGAAACGCTTTCTACTACGGGAGGGCTTAAGAGATTCGGTTATGAGTACGTTAAGGTTCTTAAGGATACTTTCTTTTCGCGTGGAACAATTCTTAAAGGACATGAGTTTCATTACAGCGTTACGAATCTGAGGGAGGAGGAAGACGCTCTTTTAATAAGAAAGGCGTCAACGGGGGAAAAGTTCGTAAGCGGAATAGCGAGAGAAAACACGCTTGCATCGTATACTCATTTATATCTCCCTTCTATTTCTTTTGAAGATAAAGATGGCTAA
- a CDS encoding ABC transporter substrate-binding protein: protein MRGLRKAVFLLAIMAFVFLYLGVAFSKGLPVRRIISLYPAHTENLFRLGLCEEIIGVSPSEAFPPEVFKKPVYSYREDPEKIIAVDPDLVLIRPFIERKYPAFVEKLRDAGLRVVSMQPLNFDQMFNYWRKLGELTGREREAGEMIEEFKLGLEKIKSIVKEIPPSKRKRVFFESVHKGPKTVAPGSIADTALKLAGGINVAEKDAIPRPNSTIAYYSKEKLLFHADEIDVYIAQRGAMNRIKLRKIYEESGYGAIKAIRNRQVYIIDEKIVSRPTYRLLYGIEELGRILYPEYFNDISSFENDKPLNRIEFAELIIKMTNTRYKTPKYKRHWKRDYITVNGERHLYGYFKDISYCKKEHLYAETAAFHSFLPLRNAFKFEPRKLFTRRDLAYAIFMAFDLPEPARRAILKDVRNDDPFYNHIITVVGDGIMIAKDGYFNPKGEVTGIQAIRAIKRAMEVVKRKR, encoded by the coding sequence ATGCGTGGACTTAGGAAAGCGGTTTTTTTACTTGCCATAATGGCATTTGTTTTCCTGTACCTTGGTGTCGCTTTTTCCAAGGGACTTCCTGTAAGGAGAATTATCTCGCTTTATCCCGCTCATACTGAAAACCTCTTTAGACTTGGCTTGTGTGAGGAGATCATAGGCGTATCACCAAGCGAGGCATTTCCCCCTGAGGTTTTTAAGAAGCCGGTTTATAGTTATAGAGAAGACCCTGAGAAAATAATAGCTGTGGATCCTGATCTGGTTTTAATAAGACCTTTTATAGAGAGAAAGTATCCTGCTTTCGTTGAGAAGCTTCGGGACGCTGGGCTGAGAGTGGTTTCGATGCAGCCGCTTAACTTTGATCAGATGTTTAACTATTGGAGAAAACTTGGTGAGCTTACCGGAAGGGAAAGGGAGGCTGGGGAGATGATAGAGGAGTTTAAGCTTGGGTTAGAGAAGATAAAAAGCATAGTTAAGGAGATCCCCCCTTCTAAAAGAAAACGTGTCTTCTTCGAGTCGGTTCATAAGGGACCAAAGACCGTTGCTCCAGGTTCCATAGCGGATACGGCCTTAAAGCTCGCTGGGGGAATAAACGTAGCTGAAAAGGATGCCATACCAAGACCTAATTCGACAATTGCGTATTATTCAAAGGAAAAGCTTCTGTTTCATGCTGATGAAATAGATGTTTACATAGCTCAAAGAGGAGCAATGAATAGGATTAAACTCAGGAAAATATATGAGGAAAGTGGATATGGGGCTATAAAAGCTATAAGGAATAGGCAGGTTTATATAATCGACGAGAAAATAGTTTCAAGACCTACTTATAGGTTGCTCTATGGAATAGAGGAGCTTGGGAGGATACTTTATCCAGAATATTTTAACGACATATCCAGCTTTGAAAACGATAAGCCTCTGAATCGCATAGAATTTGCAGAGTTAATTATAAAGATGACTAATACTCGATATAAGACTCCTAAGTATAAAAGACATTGGAAACGTGATTACATAACCGTAAATGGGGAAAGGCATCTATATGGTTATTTCAAAGATATAAGCTACTGTAAGAAAGAGCATCTTTATGCTGAAACGGCTGCCTTTCATTCCTTCCTCCCCTTAAGAAATGCGTTTAAGTTTGAGCCTCGGAAGCTCTTTACGAGGCGAGATTTAGCCTATGCGATCTTCATGGCTTTCGATCTTCCGGAGCCTGCTCGAAGGGCGATCTTAAAAGATGTAAGGAACGATGATCCATTTTACAATCATATAATCACCGTTGTAGGAGATGGAATAATGATTGCAAAAGATGGATATTTCAATCCGAAAGGTGAGGTTACCGGAATCCAGGCGATAAGAGCTATTAAAAGAGCAATGGAGGTTGTGAAAAGGAAGAGGTAA
- a CDS encoding ABC transporter ATP-binding protein: MGSKRIALEARDLLYEIGGRRIINGVSLKLEEATFYSIIGPNGCGKTTLLDLLSGVREPSSGEIRLYGMKLGEISRRKIACLISLMPQSFDVSFDFYVYEVLLMGRYPHRGRFSPLDDEDLKMVERVVKELNLSEMVNRRITSLSGGERQRSIFGRVLVQDTPILFLDEATSNLDPYYRYSMLDKVYEMTRKKGITVVSVFHDLSLAFLYGDYILMMKEGKIVHQGEKERVLTPENILEVFNIEVRLLRDDETGVTYPIPVRGEGGRCRPCVDLGKRFFYLP; this comes from the coding sequence GTGGGCAGCAAGAGGATAGCGCTTGAAGCACGGGATCTGCTTTATGAAATTGGTGGAAGAAGAATTATAAATGGCGTTTCTCTTAAACTTGAAGAAGCAACGTTTTACTCCATCATTGGTCCAAATGGCTGTGGAAAGACCACGCTTCTCGATCTTTTAAGTGGGGTGAGGGAACCCAGCTCTGGCGAAATTAGGCTTTATGGGATGAAGCTGGGGGAGATCTCTCGCAGGAAGATCGCTTGCTTAATATCGCTTATGCCTCAATCATTTGATGTCTCGTTCGATTTTTATGTCTATGAGGTGCTTCTCATGGGTAGATATCCGCATAGGGGTAGGTTTTCCCCCCTTGATGATGAGGATCTCAAAATGGTAGAGAGGGTCGTGAAGGAGCTCAATCTGAGCGAGATGGTGAATAGGCGCATAACATCTTTAAGTGGTGGCGAGAGACAGAGAAGTATATTTGGAAGAGTGCTCGTTCAGGATACACCGATACTCTTTCTCGATGAGGCTACCTCTAACCTCGATCCCTACTATAGATATAGCATGCTGGACAAAGTCTATGAGATGACGAGAAAGAAGGGCATAACCGTCGTTTCTGTCTTTCACGATCTCTCCTTAGCCTTCCTTTACGGAGATTATATCTTGATGATGAAGGAAGGCAAGATAGTTCACCAGGGTGAAAAGGAGAGGGTATTAACCCCTGAAAACATCCTCGAGGTTTTTAACATAGAGGTTAGGCTTCTTAGAGATGATGAAACGGGGGTAACCTATCCAATACCAGTTAGGGGTGAAGGAGGTCGATGCAGACCATGCGTGGACTTAGGAAAGCGGTTTTTTTACTTGCCATAA
- a CDS encoding iron ABC transporter permease: protein MREYSLSEYIVLSEKRFFLVVFTLLVLLCVSLIAYTGMGYMPIPSKEVWSIIYQTLVGRSVEAKAIFGKKWYIVMEVRLPRILCSALVGTALSICGVVYQGVLLNPLADPYTLGVSASASFGAALALVFDLESYFGLSIQLVAFLFAVIALALVMKMSTFKGFISPTSLILSGVIIGAIFSAGLSFMKYLAGEEVGSIIFWLMGSFASRSWNDVLILVLFTLVAFPVFLLFARDLNSLSMGDRCAYSLGVDPSFVRMVLLVVSSLLVAVSVSISGIIGFVGIIVPHIFRFIVGPDNKKLLVVSAIGGALFLATADNASRVWLPMEVPIGVLTAIAGGPFFAIVFRRKTFRGESPWAARG, encoded by the coding sequence ATGCGGGAATACAGCTTAAGTGAGTACATCGTCCTAAGCGAGAAGAGATTTTTTCTGGTAGTTTTCACGCTCTTAGTTCTGCTCTGTGTATCCTTAATAGCCTATACGGGGATGGGCTATATGCCCATCCCCTCTAAAGAAGTGTGGAGTATAATCTATCAAACGCTTGTTGGAAGATCGGTGGAGGCCAAAGCGATCTTTGGTAAGAAGTGGTATATAGTCATGGAAGTTAGGCTGCCAAGAATCCTTTGTTCTGCCTTGGTTGGGACCGCGCTTTCGATATGTGGAGTGGTTTATCAAGGGGTTTTGCTGAATCCTCTTGCGGATCCTTATACGCTTGGGGTTTCCGCTAGCGCTTCCTTTGGAGCTGCTTTAGCGCTCGTTTTCGACCTTGAGTCATATTTTGGTCTTTCCATCCAGCTTGTTGCTTTTCTATTTGCCGTGATCGCGCTTGCTTTGGTGATGAAAATGTCTACCTTCAAAGGATTCATTTCCCCCACCTCTCTTATACTTTCTGGAGTTATTATAGGTGCGATTTTCTCAGCTGGTTTAAGCTTTATGAAGTATTTAGCTGGTGAAGAAGTAGGTTCCATAATTTTCTGGCTCATGGGAAGCTTTGCTTCGAGAAGCTGGAACGATGTTTTGATACTTGTCCTTTTCACGCTTGTTGCTTTTCCCGTTTTTCTCCTCTTTGCACGAGATTTAAATAGTCTATCTATGGGGGATAGATGTGCCTATTCGCTGGGTGTTGATCCAAGTTTTGTTCGCATGGTTCTTCTCGTGGTTTCTTCCCTTCTTGTAGCTGTTAGCGTTTCTATATCGGGGATAATAGGTTTCGTCGGGATAATAGTCCCCCACATTTTCAGATTTATAGTGGGTCCCGATAATAAAAAGCTTCTTGTGGTTTCTGCAATAGGGGGCGCGCTTTTTCTCGCTACTGCTGATAATGCAAGCAGGGTATGGCTTCCTATGGAGGTGCCGATAGGGGTCCTGACCGCTATAGCCGGTGGACCGTTTTTCGCTATCGTCTTCAGAAGGAAGACCTTTAGGGGGGAAAGCCCGTGGGCAGCAAGAGGATAG